The sequence below is a genomic window from Colletotrichum destructivum chromosome 4, complete sequence.
AACAGCCAGCCCTTGCCGCGCCAGTCCCAGGCGGTGGTGTCGGcggggctcgaggccgtgtcgacgccgcggacggacttgacgccgccggtgcccggggggttcTTGTTGGACTCGTactcgacgaggtcgtcgacgcgggcggcgccgtcgggctTGGGGTCGAGGGGGGCGTAGGATATGCGCACGTTGCGGGCGTCGCGCCACATGGAGAGCGTGGAGTGGGTGACGGACCAGGTGCGGAGGAGCCAGTCGAGGGGCGGGGCGGAgaaggtcggcggcggggcgggtGCGTATTTGGAGGGGGAGCGTAGGGCGACGGTGGTCGGCGGGGAGGCCATGGCTAGGTAATTAATCTATCTACCTTGAATGAATTAAAAGACGTGTTGTTCGGGGGGTGAATTGAGTTAGGCgagtacctaggtactaAAGGGAGAAACAGGTCGTGCAAACGGCAAACGGCAGAAGGTTgaagttgaagttgaagtTGAGGAGCAAGCGCAAATCCGTCGATGCTCCAAGCTCCGGGATCCGCGTGTTTCAAAATGATGTCAGCAGTGTCCCCCCTCCTGTCTCGAATCTCCAACTTTGTCATTCCTCGAGTTGCTTTCTAGTCCCAACGTCCCGATGAACGTTTCAACCTCATAGGCTCTTTTCTCGGGGCTCTCCCTTACATTTCATCCCATACTCCCAAACTCATCCACCATTTAGCTCCAAAAGGTCCCCACGAGGCTGGAAATTAAAGCCGCCCTAGTGCCGAGCAGGGGTCTTAATGTTCGACCTCTTCGAGCATTCCCACGGATCTTTCCGTGCCCAGAGCTCCCTGCTGATTTCCCTTTGCCGTCTTactttccctcccccccacaTCCGGAgcttgtctttttttttttttttttctgccgGAAACCCCCCAATCCTCCATCCTCCGTCCTCTGACTGGCCGCCTTCGTTATCCAACATCGTCGCGCCGCAACTTCCCGCAAACAACACGCGCGACTGAACCCCCAATCGCTCATCGCCCGCCATGGACGACCAagacatcgccgccgagatcgacccCGAGATGGCCGCCTTCATGGGCTTCGCCTCCTTCGGTacccagcccgccgccaagaagcgcaagtACAACCACCGAACCGACGCCGtctccgacgccgacaccgaTGCCGGCCACGCCCCCGCCCGCGCCTCCGCCACAGGCGCGAACCAgaccgccctcgccgcccgcacGCCGCGTGCCGTTTCGACCGAGACCCCCGccgcgccaccgccggccaACACCGATGAGATagccctcgacgacgacgacgacgacatcgccgtcgtcgatgccgacaGACCGTCTGCTGCGGAAGACCAAGATcttgaagacggcggcgccaggATCTACTCGGACCCCTCCATCGctcccgccctcgcccatgCCCAGAGCCTCATCGACGAACTGTCCACCCgcgctggcgacggcgacgcagCCGCTCCGTCGGAAGAATCCGCTACTCCCGCGTCCATcactctcccctcctcctcctcctcctccgcggcGCTGCCCCGACGCCCCGACGCGTCGTGGGGCAAGGAGATGGGGTCCGtcccgacgacgatgcccaCGAGGGAGCGGCCCGCGCAGGCGCCGGCTGCCGGCCATCAGCCccgtggcggtggtggtggtggacaCTACCAGCAACATCAGGGGAAAGACGGGAAGCCCTGGTGGGAGGGCTACTATGACCGCGCATCCAACGAGAACCCGTGGGATAggctcgagaagaaggccggtgTCCAGTCGAGGGGGTCTTGGGTGTCTCGGGGCCAGGCTCAGACGGCTTGAAGTCGATTTCTGATGGAGGcttgttgttgctgatgggaagggggaatCCTTGGAGCCCGGACTGGATGGAAGCATGTATGCATGGCATGAGTCACCACCAGCCCATACGAACGATACTGCGGGCGTCTTTCACACATCAACCCCCCATTCGTTTGGGCATACCGACACACGAGTCACCAACACCTTCACCGACATTACGTGATACTCCTGACTGCACTGGATCACGATAAGAAAGGGCACCACGTCTCATCACATGATACATGGCTCAACCTTCAGGGATCCCTACCCACCCCACCCCCGGGAGGGACTGTTACGGTGGCAAGACGGACACCTTCGCATCACGACGGTGGGGTTACGGTGGACATatcgcggacggcggcctggaagGAAACCACCACGACCGAACAGGAAATGGCTTACGATATACGACTATGAACCGTGGATAAGaacgccaccatcgccgctACAGCACCGCCAGGGGGTTAGAGGCACAGTATGTCCGCCAGGCCATGAGGACCGTCACGATATCAACCCGTCCCTGTCGTTTCCCTTCCCGAAAGGGCAGTATCTCAAAGCCCCGAAAAGGACAAGCGTGCCTTACAGAAATGCCAACACTGTATACCCCCTCGCCTGGTCTCTCGGTCTCGATCCCCTTACCTCCACCCCTTCCTGCTCCACTGAAACCGTCTGCCGGTCTCTGGAGGGACCCTGAAAAGGCTACTGCAGCACCCTCCCCAGGCGCTTGCCCTGGTCTGGCCCTGTCGGCACTCCTCTAAGAAGGGAGGGCGTGTGTGTACTCTTTTTTTAAAAACAAGAAACCGCCCAAACCATTTCCCGCTCGTCCAATCATATCTCATAATCGTCTCGTGCAACAAACCTCCCCTGGCCAAGATCCAAAGGAAGGTCGTCGGAACCCCACAGTACTGCGTCAGCCaggggccggcgccgaagtTGGGGGAGGAAACGATGCatgcgtgcgtgtgtgtggaGGTCTTCCCGGCTGCGTGGGAATCTTCTCTCCGTCAACCCACACTCCTTGGACCCTGCCTTAACCTTCTCTCCTCAgctcgccgctgctgccagCCAGACATTTCTGCAAAAGCAGCGTGAGATGGGTgggctgggcggccgcccaccacctccaccaccacaaaCACCACCCATGTTCGCCCCGCGCCGTGCCGCTGCGCGTCAACCCGTCCCGACTGTCGGGTTCGCCTGGGGCCCCTGTCTCCGTTTTCCCCTCCCTTGCCAGCCCAATATGTGCCCAAAAAACAAGCAAAacaaggccgagatggagggaggCGTGCGCTCATCAAAAAGTGGACGAAATGCAAAGGAAATCCCCGGGGCTCTGGCGCGTTCCCTTCTCCGCTGTTCCTGCagtgccgttgccgtcggcaGGGATGTGTGCCGTATGTAAGGATGTCGTGCGTTTGGAGATGGTGTGTATAGTGGTGTTAACGACGCGCTGAAACTTTTTTCGGTAATACTTGAAAATGACACGCTAGAAGAGAGTAGGTGTGGCAAGGCTAGAATAGAAGATGCCGGTCGCCGTCTTTTTTCAACGTCGGCCATGTCGCGCGGCTGAAATTTCTCTCGTCACAGAACACTAGAAACCGCGTAGATTCTTAGTACTCGGGCGAGGGATAGCGTGCGCGCGCCTTGTTGTACTCCTTGGTGTGCTTGCGGGAAGTCTTGCTCTTGAGTGATCTGCAGGATTGGAGAAAAAAGTCCGCGTGTTAGTCGCATTGTCTCAGATCTCGCAGGGTTTCTTGTCTCCTCCAAAAATCCCCCCGATTGCAACCCGATCATACCGGCAATCTGGTAACCTTCCCCCGCCGGTTCGCGGAGCCAGTTTTCGAATGCCGGGCCGATCGTTCAatcctttccccccctcttctttttccttgCCCTCCCGGGCAATGGGAATTGCGCGGCTCTCGGAGTGTTGGGGGCGCAAAGGGCTCAACTTACGAGACTTTCTTCTGCGTCCACTCGAGGTCCGCGCGCACGTCCTGAGCGTCGCGGTAGCCCTCGTTGAAGCGCTCGCGCGTCTTTGCGAGACGGGCTTGTGCCTTCTTctgcagctccagcagctcaCGGTGCTTTGCGTTGAGCTTTCCGGATCTATTTTGGTGGTTTCCGTTAGCCATTCGTTTCGTTTGCAATGCCTGGGATCTGCGGCCATCGCCGTTCAGAAACACTTACGTCTGCGCCTGGACCGCGATATTGCGGTCGAGGGGGATGGGGTCAAACGTCTGGGCGAAGCGGTCCTGCATGTAGTCGTTGAAATCGACGCCGCTGGCCGAGTGGTGCGTGCTCTCAAAGTcgccgctgttgctgccggCGTAGCTAGAGTTGGCGACCGAGTAGCCGCCCGAGTAGCCGCTGTTGCTGTATGAGGGTCTGGTACCAGAGCTCACGGACTCGTCCGTCTCTGGGGGCGAGACCGAGTAGGTGCTGCCGTAGCCTGGGTAGTGCTGGCCCTTGTGGGAGGGGACGGGCATGGGGAGGGAGTAGTGGGAGTTGTAGTGGGAAGAAGACATGATGGGCGAGGCGGCTGATTCAAGTCAACAATAAAAGGCGTGACGTGTATGTGCGAGTGTAGCAACTTGTTTGCCTTCAAACAAGTGGTGACTAAGTCCGAGTGTGGACTGAGGATGGCGGCACTCGGTGAGACACAAGAGTGTGCAAGGAAGTTGCTTGTTTTGCAACGAAGGAGAAGTTTGGAGAAGGTGTATAGAAGCTTTGAATATGCTCTGGAGCTGTAGtaagaaaggaagaagaagtaaACAGAATCAGACCGCTCAAGATGTGCCCTTTTAtacttttttttctccctctcccccagaCCCTTCCCGGGCTCCATCGCTTCATCTGGGGGGAGGATAAGACAATCAAGCCCTCGATTCGTCCGATGACAAGCTGTGGCTTTGGCAAGAGCCGGTGGTCCCCGGTCCACCAAAGGGTGAACGGACAGAATAGTCCAAGGGGCATGATGTGATGGGACGATGAGAGTAGAGAGGGTCGCGgacggacgacgatgacaaccATGATAGAGCGGCATCCGGTCGACCTGCCTAGGCCCTGTTTAGCCTGTGCGTTTGTGACAGGGAAGTGGCAGAAACTATACCCTGTCTTCACCCGTGTTGCCTGCCTGTGGGGGGAGGAGTgagaggggaaaaaagaagaaaacaaaaagacATATCGAGCTACGATGCAGTTGGATATTGAGGGTGTGAGCATTGAGGGTGGTAGCGGACAATGGCGGAATGTCAATGGATGGAACCATTGGTCAagatggggggaggaggcaaGCAAGTAAATTGGCCATCTGCAGGCTGGGCTTCCATGTTCCAAGAGGCATGTTAAAACGGCGAGTTTCGATGGCAAAAGAAGAGTGATGAAGCGAGCAAGGTGTCTGTCCGCATATGCCGAGAGGCGAGCACCATGGGCTGTATTGGTGGAGAGGGCCACGATGGAGGAATGGGTGGCCCGGAAGAGGCAATGGATCTGTCTGGATATTCGGGGCAACCTGAGAACTAGCCTAGGCACCTAGGCTAGTGTCGGAAGGAAGAACAGGGAAGACGAAGGGGAGGAACAGTCCGGCAGGACCAAGGGTCACGGACATGACCGGCGCAGGTTGGCGAAGAGCAGTCTGTACGAGAGACAGGAATGTGGGCtgagggagaaagagagaaaaagccATGCATGTCGTGTAaaacggcgacgaagagacGTGCAGTGACGGCAAGGGAGGTACGTCGCTTCTCCCACACGCCTCCCCACATATGGATACACAgacaggcaggtaggtaggtaataGGACAAGGATGGAATGGGTTGCATCTGCAAGCCAGGGGAATGGGGCTCTGTGAGCAGGAACGGCCATTGGAAGTGAAGGGGTTCTTTTCGGCCCCATCCAGTTCCGCCCACGCCCATGCGGTGCCATGACAAGAGAGTCGGGGGTATGCTTTGGTACCAAAGGGCCAAGGGGTGCGAAGCTAGGTGTGCATGTAAGACGCAtgcttgtgtgtgtggtctAGAGGGGTGACGTTTGTCGAGGAACCTCGGGTCGAAAGACGGCAGACAATCTATTTACTCGGCTCGGAACACACGCGCCATGGCTGCAGATGGGAGGTGGAAAGGAGGCCTACATATGACGGAGGTGCCATGCGTGTCGTATGGAACATTGGCCCAGTCAGGCGCAAGCCGAAGGGCTATCCGCCGTCCatggggagagggaggggaagaggaagaggggcggTGCCGTCCCGATTCATGACGAATTTGTTTTGAGGATAGTAGTAGGAAGATGGAGACAGACGGGATGGAACGGATAGAAGTCAAAACGGTGAGGGAAACTCGGGGTACCGGGGGATAGACCGGAGCCAACGTGGATCGAGACTGTGGTCCAAGGAAGGCGACGAGTCAACGATGACATGATAGGATGGGACGGGATGGGTTGCAAGAGGAAAGATGGATTGGGGTCAGAAGCAAAAGGGACTTCGGGACAAGTGGGAAAGAGTAGGGCAGGGTGTTGTGGGTTGGATCAggacagagaaagagagagacacagtatttgtgtgtgtgtgttgtgagagagagggagattTACAAAGCACGGGATGGGATAGGATGGGAAAATGGGAATGTAACGGGGCAAGTCAGGCCGGGGTATTTCTCCTCTCCGTCTTGCTTCCCTTCGTTCGCAATTGCGAACGAACCTGGTGTTTCCCCTCGAGGCATGTATCTCCCAAACGCAAGGCGTACATACGTTTGTCGTTTACGTctccaacgacgacgagacggcaAAGATACGGCAGCACGATACAGGACGAGAACAAACTCGGTCCACACCCCCCCAGGCCATCCACCCATTACCTACTCACAACATGATAGTCGTTAAAAGCGGCGTCGAGATTCCCACTCCCACGCAGCTCGTGTCGTCGTTTCGTTGGGCTGCGTGAGCCACATGCACCCAGAGTGAACTGGGACGTGGAAACGGCGGGGTGGAGTACATCAGTGCTCCGCGGTGATCGGCCTGGGCGGAAAGGGTTGAGAGGACGATTGATTGATTGCCACAGTCGAAAACGGTGATGCCTTGAGAACGTGACCGGAGTCAAACGGATGTCCTTCCTAAAATCAACGTTGACGTTGAGTGTGAGTCTAGGCGGTCAGGTCAGGCAGAAGTGCAGCAGGGTTCGGGCATTTAATGTGGTGGTGATGCGTTGTCAggactttttttttattGAGATTTATGTTTGGAAATTATTTGTTTTCTTCTACTTCTGCaagtacacacacacacacacacatacacatatGGAGTAAGAACGACGTCTCTTTCTTTTATTTGCGACTGTTTTTCCATTGGTTGGGATTTCTCGTCGCCCCCATTGGGTCTCCTGGCTTATGATCACTTCCCCCCTTCTGTTACACCGTCTTCCTTTGCAGCCGCTGATTGACACGATAAATGTTCACTTTCCAATGCTTCGATTGGTGCAAAAAGAATGATGGTCCACACACATAGGAAATCTACGGATACATGAAGGGGAGACCTCCAGCTTCTAGGGCACTGACCGGCAGGGCTGCTACTGCTCCCTATTCCCCCCTGTCATCATCCCACCCCTGGCTCTTTTCCAAGATGCACCAGATGGATGGCAGATGCAGAGGGCGTCGACAGGGGCCATTGTCGGCTTAATCGACATGTTTCTTTTGTGAGTTTTCATTGGCGATAATGGCTGAAAAGCGGCGCCGAGTCTTTGGGACTGGGATTTCGCCCCCGCCGGGATGCTTCAGTCAGTCAGCGATGCGAGGAGGAAGGTCGGCGGAGGgtcttgtctctctcccCCGGTTCTACTCTGTACTCTCCGTACCAAGTGCCAAATGCGCCCCTCCATTTAGATGATGGGGGGTGAATGCATCTTCGAAGCACCAAGTATATATGAGTATGCGCAAAGGCGGAGTCTACTGAGCTGCATCGCATGTGAACTCGAGGAAACGAAATTGCGTCTGAGAAATGGCCGTTTGGAAAGGCCATCAGAAGTGTAagaacctcctcctcctacgGCGCAGGTTCCCCCGGAGCGGCGGTGTAAGTGCCCGCCCACCCCAACTCCGTCATCGTCAGCCGTTGACGGTTGACAAGGTCGACGGGTTTGCGCCCAACTACCAAGTGACTTGGTTGAGTGAGTGAGCAAACGGGTAAGTGAGTGAGGCGAGAGGCAGCCCAAAGTCGACCTAAACGCAAAGCTACCCAAACGCCCCCCCGAACCGACTTGACCCAATCAATGGATTAGGCGGAGGCAGAAGGGGGaccttcatcatcgccatcatcggaCCCGTCTCCCTCTTCTGCCTAACGACGACAAGAGTTGCCGGTGCAATCAACACACGGCGGGTCTTTTCCGATCTGATCTAGCGGCGCATTGGCTTCGCGTCACCCCATTCCCTAAATATGTGTGTCCGCAGCAGGTCGTGAGCCCTTGCTGCGGTGCATGTCGTGCGCCGCTGTTGCGATACGCCGTAAACCAGGATGGGAGGGAGTTGGCGTCCTTTCCTGCGGGATACACTTGTACTGGACTGGCGATGGGAATCTTGGTGCTTTACCGACTGGAACTAGGTGCCGGGGTGGAACCTCAGATgcgacgatgatgggcaTGAGCATGAGCAGTGGCAAGGCATGAAGCAAGGCATACCTGTTATGTACCTACCACCCGAGATACCTGTTTCCCCCCCAAGCCCATCAAAACGAGAACTGCACTGTACTTTTACTTGCCTGGTGTGAGTGAGATCGTCAGTTGAAGACATCCGCGCCGTAcatgtatgtatgtgtaGGCATGCGTATCTATGTACGCCGC
It includes:
- a CDS encoding Putative KxDL domain-containing protein yields the protein MSSSHYNSHYSLPMPVPSHKGQHYPGYGSTYSVSPPETDESVSSGTRPSYSNSGYSGGYSVANSSYAGSNSGDFESTHHSASGVDFNDYMQDRFAQTFDPIPLDRNIAVQAQTSGKLNAKHRELLELQKKAQARLAKTRERFNEGYRDAQDVRADLEWTQKKVSSLKSKTSRKHTKEYNKARARYPSPEY